Within the Dialister hominis genome, the region AGCTTTCCACTTCCTTCTCAAGCTGGCTGACTCTTTCCGCAAGGCTGTCTGCCGCGCGGCTTCCCTTTACGCGGCAGAGACGGAGAATTCCCATTTCTGCGCTCATTTTCGGGAATGTGTTCCATTTGAGATCCTGCAGGGATTCATGCAGGGCTTCGAAGAGAGCATCCAGATAAGGCTCTGAGAGGCTTTCCGCATCTTTCTTTATTTCATCAGAAAGTCTGCCATAAGCAAGGAGCTCGGGCGTATCAGGATCGATCCGGCAGACCATCAGATTCCTGAAATGCTCGAGGAGATCTCTTAATATGGATGCCGGTTCCCTGCCGCTCTGAAGGATATCATAAAATACAGAAAGAGCCTCTCCGCTTTCTCCTTTGAAAATATGGCGTGACAGGGAAATCAGCTGCTCTTTTCCCGTAAGGCCCAGGAGGTCCTGGACGGACTCGGCATCAAGCGTGCTTCCTTCACAGGAAGAAACGCACTTGTCGAGAAGGGAAAGCGCATCTCTTAAGCCGCCGTCTGAGCGGACTGCTATAAGATCGGCCGCTTCTTCTGTAAGAGGAAATTTTGCCTGGCCGGCTATGTACATCAGGTGGTCGGAAATATCTTCCGTGGAGATTCTCCTGAAATCGTATGTCTGGCATCTGGAAAGGATTGTGAGGGGAATCTTACCCGGCTCCGTCGTTGCCAGGATGAAAAGGACATAGGACGGAGGTTCTTCGAGTGTCTTTAAAAGTGCATTGAATGCTTCATTGGAAAGCATGTGAACTTCGTCGATAATATAGACTTTCTTCCTGCAGGCAGAGGGAAGTGTCCTGACAGATTCCTTCAGCGCCCTGATTTCTTCAATGCCTCGGTTGGATGCGGCATCGATTTCATACACATCAAGGGAGGATCCGGAACTGATTTCAAGACAGTTTCTGCATTCATTGCAGGGGTTGCCGTCATGGGGATGTTCGCAGTTCACCGCCTTGGCGAGGATTCTTGCCATGCTCGTCTTTCCTGTACCCCTCGGGCCGGAGAAGAGGTAAGCGTGTGCGAGGCGGCCCTGCTCAAGCGCGCGCTGCAGTGTCGTCGAGACATGCTTCTGCCCGACGACATCTGAAAAAGTCTGTGGTCTCCATTGTCTATAAAGTGCTTGATAAGCCATTGCAGTCACCGTACCAGTAATATGAATTCAACTTTTGAACGTAGTCTAAAAGTATTATACCAAAAAAATAAGCCGCGATAGAGATTGCGGCATCTGTATAATGAAACGCAGCAAAAAAGCCTTGCAATCCTCATTTATGACAGTCTCCAGGATGCACCGTGGCACATGGAAAGGACCACTTACTGCTGCTTCCTCTCGGACCTGACAGGGTTCATGGGATTCTATTGCACGGGGCCCGGAGGCTGCCATAAATCAACATTGCAAAGCTACGTGAATTATCATACATCATTTGCCCGGTTTTGTAAAATCCTTTTTGTAAATTTCATCGGGAATCCATTTTGAAGTGTTTCCTTATAACATATAAAAATGATAAAATAAGATAGTATTATTATATAGAATATAGTTAGTATAGAAAGGGCTGTGGAATGATGGAATACCGTATTGAACATGATTCACTTGGCGAAGTCCGCGTACCGGCGGATCATATGTGGGGTGCTCAGACGCAGCGCTCCTTCGAAAATTTCAAAATCGGCAGAAAAATGCCGGAAGAAATTATTCATGCTTTTGCTGTATTGAAAAAATGTGCAGCAAAGGTCAATGAAGAAAACGGTGATCTCGATCCTGAAAAGGGTGCGGCAATCCGTGAAGCCTGCGATGAAATCATGGCAGGAAAATGGCCTGATGAATTCCCGCTCGTTGTGTACCAGACCGGTTCAGGCACACAGAGCAACATGAACATGAATGAAGTGGTTGCCCACATTGCCAATTTGAAACTGGCAGAAGCAAAGAGCGAAAAGAGAGTTCATCCGAATGATGATGTGAATATGTCACAGTCATCCAATGATACATTCCCCACAGCCATGCATATAGCAGCTGTAGGTGTCCTTCATAAATACCTCTATGGCTCTATTGATGAACTGACAGCTACCTTTACTGCAAAGAGTGAAGAATACATGCATACCGTCAAAATCGGACGCACCCACGTGCAGGATGCTGTTCCGCTGACATTCGGTCAGGAAGTATCCGGCTGGACACAGATGCTGATCCAGAGCAAGAAAATGATTCAGGATGGGGAAAAGTATCTCCATGAACTTGCCATCGGCGGCACGGCCGTAGGAACCGGTCTTAACAGCCCGAATGGGTTCGGAGAACAGGTTTCCAGGGCAATTGCTGAGGAAACAGGGATTCCGTTTACTTCAGCTCCCAATAAATTCTACGCCCTGACAGCCAGAGATGATATCGTCTTTACGCACGGCGCTTTGGATGCGCTGGCCGGCGACTGCATGAAATTTGCTGATGACCTCCGCCTTCTGGCAGGCGGCCCCAGAGCAGGGCTCGGAGAACTGACCATCCCTGCCAATGAACCAGGATCCTCCATCATGCCGGGCAAGGTGAATCCGACACAGTGCGAAGCGCTGACAATGGTTGCATGCCGCGTTCATGGCAATCAGGCAGCAGTTTCCATGGCATCCTCCCAGGGCCGTTTTGAACTTAACGTCTATGCCCCGATTCTTGCTGACAGCTTCATCGAATCCGTCAAACTCTTGAGCGAAGCTATCCATTCCTTTGATATTCACTGCGCACAGGGAATCCAGGTCAATGAAGACCGCATGGAAGAACTCGTAGAAAAATCTCTGATGCTCGTTACTGCATTGTCCCCGCATATCGGCTATGAAAAGTCTGCTAAAATCGCAAAGAAGGCATTTGCTGACAACAGCTCCCTCAAAGAAGCGGCTCTTGATCTTGGCTACGTAACCGAAGAAGAATATGACCGCTGGGTTGATGCCAAAGAAATGACAAACGTTGACCGCTGATTGGCCAAAGGATAATAATGATAATAAAAACCAGAGACTTCTCATCAGGGATCTCTGGTTTTTTGTTGGGCAGAAACTATCAGAAATCCTTACTAAAAGAAGTTCAGGAATGCATAATGTCTTTAACGGAACAGGGAATTTCATATATAATAAGGAAAATACTATGCCTGCATAAGGGGAAATGAGATATGGATGCTGTTTTTACAGGCATAACAGCGCTGATTTAAGAGAATTTACAAATAGGAGAGTTTTATTTCTTAAGAATTCTTTTTTCTCAGGTTCTTTTATGATAGAATAGTAGCGTTGACTTTACATTAAGTATATACATATCAGGGAGGTTATATGGGTCATATTTCTGTGATAGGCAGCTGTAGCATGGATCTCATGATCGAGGCCGACAGAAGACCACAAGCCGGCGAAACAGTTATGGGAAAGAGACTGATCGTTTCTCCTGGAGGAAAAGGGGCCAATCAGGCAGTAGCAGCAGCCCGACTTGGGGAAAAGGTATATATGATTGGCTGTGTTGGCAATGACGCTTATGGCAGCATGATGCTCGATACGCTCAAAGAAAACGGCGTGAATACGGATTATGTGTCTGTCCTGGATAATGAAGCGACCGGCACGGCGCACATCATTCTGGCAGAAGGCGATAACAGCATTATCGTATTGAAGGGTGCTAATGATAAAGTAGATAAAAATGTAGTTGATTCTGCTTTCGACATCATCAAGACATCTTCGCTTGTCATGCTCCAGCATGAGATTCCCATGGATACCATTGGATATATCATTGACAGGTGCTATGAAGAAGGGATTCCGGTCATGCTGAATCCTGCACCTTATATGGATATCCCTGAAGAATGGATTGAAAAAGTTACATACCTGACTCCGAACGAACATGAAGCAGCGCTGATGTTTGAAGGAATGGACCGTGATGAAATTCTGAAAGCCCATGCCGGAAAGGTCATCATGACCGTAGGAAAAGAAGGCGTTGTTTACGGAGACGGCGATGATGTGGTTCATGTTTCCGGATTTACTGTCTCTGCAGTAGATACGACCGGGGCAGGGGATACATTCAACGGCGCTTTCGCAGCTGCAAGATGTGACGGGCTTCCGCTCAAGGAGGCAGTACGTTTTGCCAATGCGGCAGCGGCGCTTTCAGTTCAGAAGATTGGCGCTCAGGGCGGCATGCCTTGGCGCAGTGAAGTGGAGGAGATGCTTTCATGAACAAGTATGGAATCTTAAACAGCAGCATTGCTAAAGTTCTGGCAGATCTGGGCCATACAGATAAAATCTGCATTGGCGACTGCGGACTTCCTGTGCCGAATGGCGTAGAGAAAATCGATCTTGCGCTTCGTTTCGGTGAACCGCTCTTTATCGAAGTGGCCAAAGAAGTGGCAAAGAACATGCAGATAGAGAAAATCTATCTGGCACCGGAAACTGCATCCAAGAATCCAAAGCAGTGGGAAGCACTGAAAGAAGTATTCCCGGAGGACAAAGTCGAATGGGTCATGCTGAAGGACCACGAACAGCTGAAAGCAATGGAAAAGGACTGCAAGACTGTCATCAGGACAGGAGAAGTTACTCCTTTCTCCAATATTATTCTCCAGTCCGGAGTCATCTTCTAAGAGAGGAATTTGAAGTACATGGATATAAATATGGTAGGGATTTGCAGATCCTTCGGTACGAATAAAGTACTCGGGGGAGTCAATCTCCATATTCGTCCTGGCGAAGTGCATGCTTTGATGGGCGAAAACGGGGCAGGCAAATCTACATTGATGAATATTTTAACAGGGATTCATAAAGCGGATGCCGGAACGATTCTTGTCGATGGAAAGGAAGTCACATTCCAGAACAATAAGGATGCAGAAGAGCATGGCATTGCTTTTATTCATCAGGAACTCAATATATGGCCGAACTTGTCAGTGCTTGAAAATCTCTTCCCGACAAACCAGCCCAGAACCCGTCTGGGACTGATTGACTTCAAGGAAATGAGAAGACGCGCTGAAGCAAAATGCAAGGAAATCGGAATTGAACTTCCCCTCGATGCAATTGCAGGGGAGTGCTCCGTAGGCCAGCAGCAGATGACTGAAATTACACGAAACCTGATGCTTGATGCCAAGACGGTCATCATGGACGAACCGACAGCTGCTTTGACAGAACGTGAAACCGACAGCCTTTTTGCCGTCATGAAGACATTGAAGAACAACGGCGTATCTGTCATTTATATTTCCCACCGCATGGAAGAAGTATTCAATAACTGTGATACAATCACCGTCATGCGTGACGGACAGACAATCAGTACGCGTCCTACTGAAGAAACAGGAATGGACCAGATTGTCAATGATATGGTTGGCCGTGTCATGAGCGAATATTATCCGGTTCGTACGAACGTTCCGGGCGATGAAGTATTCCGCGTGGAAAACTTCACACAGCCCGGCGTGTTCCGTGATGTTTCCTTCTCCGTCAGGAAGGGCGAGATCCTTGGCGTGGCAGGGCTCATGGGCGCAGGACGTACGGAAATCATGAGAGCCATTTTTGGCGTCGATCCACATGAATCCGGCAAGCTGTACCTGGAAGGAA harbors:
- the dnaX gene encoding DNA polymerase III subunit gamma/tau gives rise to the protein MAYQALYRQWRPQTFSDVVGQKHVSTTLQRALEQGRLAHAYLFSGPRGTGKTSMARILAKAVNCEHPHDGNPCNECRNCLEISSGSSLDVYEIDAASNRGIEEIRALKESVRTLPSACRKKVYIIDEVHMLSNEAFNALLKTLEEPPSYVLFILATTEPGKIPLTILSRCQTYDFRRISTEDISDHLMYIAGQAKFPLTEEAADLIAVRSDGGLRDALSLLDKCVSSCEGSTLDAESVQDLLGLTGKEQLISLSRHIFKGESGEALSVFYDILQSGREPASILRDLLEHFRNLMVCRIDPDTPELLAYGRLSDEIKKDAESLSEPYLDALFEALHESLQDLKWNTFPKMSAEMGILRLCRVKGSRAADSLAERVSQLEKEVESLKKIISLKNAFPAPSPASAPAPAAPLEPSFGPPPEIPPFSPPSAEEKPAEIIMPKAKPAMPASTPKETKKLGSTAKKKSSSIEPAASTPAANAPSSLIDPASYSGIWEKVLSYFKAIHRVEIYTCYRKGTLIYANNARAVITAPQQFLVIMGNNKSYQTIAAEAFQKIVGSPILLHVVLEGSGEEAETKALLAKEMESSAAPTPSGKEEPAKNEGGYKLVSKDEIAQSDLEDPSFKEALKMLPDYDIYEKD
- a CDS encoding sugar ABC transporter ATP-binding protein encodes the protein MDINMVGICRSFGTNKVLGGVNLHIRPGEVHALMGENGAGKSTLMNILTGIHKADAGTILVDGKEVTFQNNKDAEEHGIAFIHQELNIWPNLSVLENLFPTNQPRTRLGLIDFKEMRRRAEAKCKEIGIELPLDAIAGECSVGQQQMTEITRNLMLDAKTVIMDEPTAALTERETDSLFAVMKTLKNNGVSVIYISHRMEEVFNNCDTITVMRDGQTISTRPTEETGMDQIVNDMVGRVMSEYYPVRTNVPGDEVFRVENFTQPGVFRDVSFSVRKGEILGVAGLMGAGRTEIMRAIFGVDPHESGKLYLEGKEIIIKKPLDAINHGFGFITENRKSEGLILDFSIGKNIALPSEERLAKGHVINAKAERDFSEELSHRLGVKAQSIDLAASTLSGGNQQKVVIAKWVGMHPKLLILDEPTRGIDIGAKKDIYDLMNELTAKGVSIIMVSSELPEVIGMSDRIMVIHEGRVAGIVDHKDATQTRIMTLATGGE
- the fumC gene encoding class II fumarate hydratase, with protein sequence MEYRIEHDSLGEVRVPADHMWGAQTQRSFENFKIGRKMPEEIIHAFAVLKKCAAKVNEENGDLDPEKGAAIREACDEIMAGKWPDEFPLVVYQTGSGTQSNMNMNEVVAHIANLKLAEAKSEKRVHPNDDVNMSQSSNDTFPTAMHIAAVGVLHKYLYGSIDELTATFTAKSEEYMHTVKIGRTHVQDAVPLTFGQEVSGWTQMLIQSKKMIQDGEKYLHELAIGGTAVGTGLNSPNGFGEQVSRAIAEETGIPFTSAPNKFYALTARDDIVFTHGALDALAGDCMKFADDLRLLAGGPRAGLGELTIPANEPGSSIMPGKVNPTQCEALTMVACRVHGNQAAVSMASSQGRFELNVYAPILADSFIESVKLLSEAIHSFDIHCAQGIQVNEDRMEELVEKSLMLVTALSPHIGYEKSAKIAKKAFADNSSLKEAALDLGYVTEEEYDRWVDAKEMTNVDR
- the rbsK gene encoding ribokinase, producing the protein MGHISVIGSCSMDLMIEADRRPQAGETVMGKRLIVSPGGKGANQAVAAARLGEKVYMIGCVGNDAYGSMMLDTLKENGVNTDYVSVLDNEATGTAHIILAEGDNSIIVLKGANDKVDKNVVDSAFDIIKTSSLVMLQHEIPMDTIGYIIDRCYEEGIPVMLNPAPYMDIPEEWIEKVTYLTPNEHEAALMFEGMDRDEILKAHAGKVIMTVGKEGVVYGDGDDVVHVSGFTVSAVDTTGAGDTFNGAFAAARCDGLPLKEAVRFANAAAALSVQKIGAQGGMPWRSEVEEMLS
- the rbsD gene encoding D-ribose pyranase; translation: MNKYGILNSSIAKVLADLGHTDKICIGDCGLPVPNGVEKIDLALRFGEPLFIEVAKEVAKNMQIEKIYLAPETASKNPKQWEALKEVFPEDKVEWVMLKDHEQLKAMEKDCKTVIRTGEVTPFSNIILQSGVIF